AACTGCGTCGTGAGGAACATGGAGCGAAGGTTGACGTCACAAACGTAGTTCCAATCATCGACCGTGATCTCGGCGAACGGTTTCTGCGGCCGCGTTGTCGCGTTGTTCACGAGTACGTCTATCGACCCGAGTTCGTCTTGCACGTTGTCCATCATTCGGGTGATCTGGTCCGGATCCTGTAACTCGCAGAGCGAAATATGGGACTCACCACCCGCACGTTCCACCAGTCTCGCCGTCTCTTCGCACCCCTCTCGATCAGAGTGCGCAGTCACGCCGACGTCGGCTCCGGCCTCGGCTACCGAGACAGCGATCTGCCTGCCGATATTTTTACTCGAGCCGGTTACAAGCGCTGTCTTGCCCTCAAGATCCATGCAAGAGAGTCACGCTGATACCAGTATAAGGTTTTCTCTCACGGTTTCAATTCGAACGCGCACGCTCAGATACCGAGACTCCGTGCGGTGAGCTATGCTGCCGTATCACTGATCGTTTACGTATGACCACGGCGGAAGCGATATCATGTTCGGCCGGGGTGCGGTGGAGGCCGTCGACGAGACCCTCCCCGACGGTCCCGATGCGAGCGCGCTGCTCGTTTGCGACTCGAACTCCTCTAGGAAACGGACGGCGACGTGATCATTGGCGTCGGCGGCGGAAGTACCCTCGACATAGCGCGGCAGATGAGCGTGTTTGTCGCCGATGGGCGCTCGTATGCGGACTTTATCGACGAAGCTCGGAAAGGAATCCTGCGACCGCCGGATCCGACCGCCGTGATGCACTCCGTCGTCGTTATCCCGACGACGTTCGCCGGCGCCGCCGATTCGAGCGGCGGCTCGATCGAAGTGCTGGGCATCGAGGGATCGCCCACGGAATACCCGATTCGAACGGGGGATCGAACCGACCGATCGGGATGGTCTACGATCCAGACCTCTTCGAAACCACGCTGTGGTCGGCGCCCGCAGGATCGGTCATGAAGGGGTTTAACAAAGGCCTCGAGACGATTTATTCGAACTCGTCTACGCCGATCAACTCCGCGACTGCCGTACACAGACTCCGGTTGGTGACGGATTCGCTCCCGGTGGTCGGAGCGGACGACGATTCCGAAGCGCTCGATCGTGCCGTCGTCGGCATCGTGTTAGTGCAGCACAAGCGGCAGACGGACGTGCTGCACGCGTTCGGTCACGGGTTTTCTCGACGGTATCCGGTCCAACAAGGGGTAATTCACGCGATCGTCCCACCGCACGTGCTGGCGTACCTCTTCGAGGCCATCGACAGGTCGAGGGAGCTGCTGGCCGAGGGGCTCGGGATCGATCCGAGGAACCACAATCGGTCTGAGCTGGCGGACGAAATCGTGTGGTCGGTGACGTCCGTCCGAGACGCGTTCGACCTCCCGACCAGGTTTCAAGACGTTCCCGAGATCGATCGGGGTGACTTCCCGGAGCTCGCCGCGTTCCTCGAGGACGCGCTGATGCGTCGAGCCCTCGATGGGTTCGACCCGAACGCGACGGACATCGAGACCGTACTCGAACGGGCTTGGTGACCTATCACGCCCTGGCTTTCGTGAACGATCACGACCGGTACGCTACTCGGGTAGGTCGCTCAACCCGAGAATCTCCCGCGGATTTTCGTAAATAACCCGGCGGACGTCCGCCGGAGAAACGCCGAGTCGAAGCAGGTCGAGTATCGCCTCCTTCATCGCGAACGGGTTTATTTCGGCCATTCCGGTGATGTCCGAGTCGATCAGGATGCGATCCGGACCGTATCGGTCGATCGCATCCGCGACCGCCTCGATGTTAACCTCGTGGATGGTGGAACCGACGCTGAAGCTGAGGTAACAGCCAGTCGACTCCAGGACGAACGGGGTGATCTGCGACGAGGCGTGATCGATTACGAGTTGCTCGTCGGGGAGGCCGACGTCGTCGGCGATCTGCACAGATATCTCCGTCGCACCCCGCTTTGCGGTCTCCGCGGCAAGGGAGTCGCCCGCTTGTGACCCGGCGTCCGGAGCGTGGTCGTGTCCTCCCTCGGTTTTGCTCCGAATGAATGCAGTCTCGTTCGATTTCATATCGGATGGTGTGTGACACAGCACCGGCAAGCCGGTCTCTCGGGCGACTCGCATCTGCTCACCGACGACCATCCGCTGTTCCTTTAGGGTCCAGGGATCCGCGTCGCCGGCTGTCTGCAGCGAGATGCCGGTTTCGCCGATGGCAACGACCTCGTCGAGCGTCGCGTACTCCGAGAGAAGTTCGACCAGCGACTCCCAGTTTTCGGTTCGCGTCCGCGTCGTGTGAACGGCTAGCGCAACATACGCGTCGAAGAAGTGGCTCCGGGACACCGCGTGGCTCTGACGAAGCGTGCCATCCCAGAGCAACCGCAACTCCTCGGCTGCCATCGGTCGGTACGGACCAGCGGTCCCACCGATAAACACGACCGCGTGGCCGCCGGAGA
This region of Halalkalicoccus sp. CGA53 genomic DNA includes:
- a CDS encoding TatD family hydrolase, translated to MAAEELRLLWDGTLRQSHAVSRSHFFDAYVALAVHTTRTRTENWESLVELLSEYATLDEVVAIGETGISLQTAGDADPWTLKEQRMVVGEQMRVARETGLPVLCHTPSDMKSNETAFIRSKTEGGHDHAPDAGSQAGDSLAAETAKRGATEISVQIADDVGLPDEQLVIDHASSQITPFVLESTGCYLSFSVGSTIHEVNIEAVADAIDRYGPDRILIDSDITGMAEINPFAMKEAILDLLRLGVSPADVRRVIYENPREILGLSDLPE